From a single Georhizobium profundi genomic region:
- a CDS encoding phage portal protein gives MSTNWFDRAIASVAPRAAAKRVLARQAFETLTRGYDGAAKGRRTDGWRAPGSSADTEIGVAGALLRDRMRDLVRNNPHAAKAVAVLVNNIIGAGIMPRAASGDDKLDRKVDVLFERWTAECDADGQLDFYGLQTLICREMVEAGEVLVRRRLRRASDGLPVPLQLQVLEADFLDTTKSGAIGAGRLVQGIEFDPVGKRRAYWLHAEHPGDAYGALQNGLQSRPVPATEIAHVYEKQRTQARGVPWGAPVIRSLRDLDDYEVAELVRKKTEACVTAIVFGDDEAQQGIAPSVVDADGNRVEQFEPGLIAYARGGKDIRFNQPSATGGYGEYKRASLHTISAGFRVPYELLTGDLSQVNYSSIRAGLVEFRRQIDAVQWQLFIPMFCAPVWRWFTEAAWAAGQIPSPTVPVEWSPPKFEAVDPQKDAMANLLSIRSGTMTLAEVIAKQGRNPDAVLAEIAATNAKLDALGLVLDSDPRRVTKTGSAQSSDPATDPAAEADETDPAQADQQD, from the coding sequence ATGTCGACAAATTGGTTCGACAGGGCCATTGCCTCCGTTGCACCTCGGGCCGCCGCCAAGCGCGTGCTGGCCCGCCAGGCCTTCGAGACCCTGACGCGCGGCTATGACGGGGCCGCGAAAGGGCGACGGACGGACGGTTGGCGGGCGCCAGGATCCTCCGCCGATACCGAGATCGGGGTGGCCGGGGCGCTCTTGCGCGACCGGATGCGGGATCTGGTGCGCAACAACCCGCATGCGGCGAAAGCCGTCGCGGTGCTGGTCAACAACATCATCGGCGCGGGCATCATGCCCCGGGCCGCCAGCGGCGACGACAAGCTCGACCGGAAGGTCGACGTCCTGTTCGAGCGCTGGACGGCGGAGTGCGACGCCGATGGTCAGCTCGACTTCTACGGCCTGCAGACGCTGATCTGCCGCGAGATGGTCGAAGCTGGCGAGGTGCTGGTGCGCCGCCGCCTCCGGCGCGCGAGCGACGGCCTGCCTGTGCCGCTGCAGTTGCAGGTGCTGGAAGCCGACTTCCTCGACACCACGAAATCCGGCGCCATCGGTGCGGGACGGCTGGTCCAGGGGATCGAGTTCGACCCGGTCGGCAAGCGCCGGGCCTACTGGCTGCACGCCGAGCACCCGGGCGACGCCTACGGCGCCTTGCAGAACGGCCTGCAGAGCCGCCCGGTCCCCGCGACCGAGATCGCCCACGTCTACGAGAAGCAGCGCACGCAGGCGCGCGGCGTTCCCTGGGGCGCGCCGGTGATCCGCAGCTTGCGCGATCTCGACGACTACGAGGTGGCGGAACTGGTCCGCAAGAAGACCGAAGCCTGCGTCACCGCCATCGTCTTTGGCGACGACGAGGCGCAGCAGGGTATCGCGCCGTCCGTGGTCGACGCCGATGGCAACCGGGTGGAGCAGTTCGAGCCGGGGCTGATTGCCTATGCCCGCGGCGGCAAGGACATCCGGTTCAACCAGCCCTCCGCCACCGGCGGCTACGGCGAATACAAGCGGGCCAGCCTGCACACGATCTCGGCCGGGTTCCGGGTGCCATATGAATTGCTGACCGGCGATCTCAGCCAGGTCAACTATTCTTCGATCCGCGCGGGGCTCGTGGAGTTCCGCCGCCAGATCGACGCGGTGCAGTGGCAGCTGTTCATCCCGATGTTCTGCGCGCCGGTCTGGCGATGGTTCACCGAGGCCGCGTGGGCGGCGGGGCAGATCCCGTCTCCGACCGTGCCGGTCGAATGGTCGCCGCCGAAGTTCGAGGCGGTCGATCCGCAGAAGGACGCGATGGCAAACCTGCTGTCGATCCGCTCGGGCACCATGACGCTGGCCGAGGTGATCGCGAAACAGGGCCGCAACCCGGACGCCGTGCTGGCCGAGATCGCCGCGACGAACGCTAAGCTCGACGCCCTCGGCCTCGTGCTCGACAGCGACCCGCGCCGCGTCACCAAGACCGGCAGTGCGCAGAGCAGCGATCCGGCGACCGATCCCGCCGCCGAAGCGGATGAAACCGATCCGGCGCAGGCCGACCAACAGGACTGA
- a CDS encoding prohead protease/major capsid protein fusion protein, whose translation MDTMIELPAMRRSAELAPNTADTDARTVEVVWSAGARVRRATFFGEPYDEELSLDPAHVRLDRLNAGAPFLKVHELDTLDAVIGSVVPGSARIENGRGIALVRISERADVEPIWRDIQAGHIRAVSIGYQVHRFDISKPDGARELWRAVDWTPFEVSAVAVGADPAAGFRAQHPLHDCVLHRRDAPSTTKGPIPMTDTTQTPASDAATPANTQPTAPVETEDTPMTEPKPAAPDPKVAASETRSQKTQVTPAPDTEVVATRAREAERDRVSTIYDLAGRLNLERGFAEDLVKRGVSVDESRRLILDQVAAKSDETRTFGHVSVPLGGRDERITRRDAVANALLHRYSPTLFQLEDAARQYRGMTLLELARESLGNAGVNTRGLSRDEVATRALHSTSDFPEILSAVTNKTLRQAYEAYPRTFMLFCRQVLATDFKAMHRVQLGEAPQLLEVGESGEFKRGTLGESKESYKVKTYGRVVAITRQTLINDDLDAFTRIPAMYGNSIAQLESDVVWSIITANPAMADGNALFHTTHKNLAGTGTALDVSSVGAARAAMAKQTGLDKKTVLNVRPAFLIVPASLELKAEQLVAQNLVPAATSSVVPQSIRTLAPISEPRLDAASETAWYLAASPNQIDTIEYAYLEGQQGAYIETRNGFDVDGVEIKCRLDFGAKAIDWRGLYKNPGA comes from the coding sequence ATGGACACGATGATCGAACTGCCGGCCATGCGCCGGTCGGCGGAGCTTGCGCCGAACACGGCCGACACTGACGCCCGCACCGTCGAGGTGGTCTGGTCGGCCGGGGCCCGCGTCCGCCGCGCCACGTTCTTCGGCGAGCCCTATGACGAGGAGCTGAGCCTCGATCCCGCCCATGTCCGGCTCGACCGGCTGAACGCGGGTGCGCCGTTCCTGAAGGTGCACGAGCTCGACACCCTCGACGCGGTGATCGGCTCGGTCGTGCCGGGCTCGGCCCGGATCGAGAACGGTCGCGGCATCGCCTTGGTCCGGATCAGCGAGCGTGCCGATGTCGAGCCGATCTGGCGCGACATCCAGGCGGGGCACATCCGCGCCGTCTCCATCGGCTACCAGGTCCACCGGTTTGATATCTCGAAGCCTGATGGCGCCCGCGAGCTCTGGCGCGCGGTGGACTGGACGCCCTTCGAGGTCTCCGCCGTCGCGGTCGGAGCCGACCCAGCAGCGGGCTTCCGCGCCCAGCACCCCCTTCACGACTGCGTCCTCCACCGCCGGGACGCCCCTTCCACCACGAAAGGACCGATCCCGATGACGGACACGACCCAGACCCCGGCGAGCGACGCCGCAACCCCCGCCAACACCCAGCCGACCGCGCCGGTCGAAACCGAGGACACCCCCATGACCGAGCCGAAACCGGCTGCGCCCGACCCGAAGGTCGCGGCCAGCGAGACGCGCAGCCAGAAGACGCAGGTAACTCCCGCGCCCGATACCGAAGTGGTCGCCACCCGCGCCCGCGAGGCCGAGCGCGACCGCGTCTCCACCATTTACGATCTGGCCGGGCGGCTGAACCTCGAGCGCGGCTTCGCCGAGGATCTGGTCAAGCGCGGCGTCAGCGTGGACGAGTCCCGCCGACTGATCCTCGATCAGGTCGCCGCCAAGTCCGACGAGACCCGGACCTTCGGCCATGTTTCCGTCCCGCTCGGCGGCCGGGACGAGCGCATCACCCGCCGCGACGCGGTGGCGAACGCGCTCCTGCACCGCTACAGCCCCACGCTGTTCCAGCTAGAGGACGCCGCGCGCCAGTATCGCGGCATGACGCTGCTGGAACTCGCCCGCGAAAGCCTCGGCAATGCCGGGGTGAACACGCGCGGCCTGTCGCGCGACGAGGTGGCGACGCGGGCGCTGCACTCGACCTCGGACTTCCCCGAGATCCTCTCTGCGGTCACCAACAAGACCCTGCGGCAAGCCTACGAGGCCTATCCCCGCACGTTCATGCTGTTCTGCCGCCAGGTTCTGGCCACCGACTTCAAGGCGATGCATCGGGTCCAGCTCGGCGAAGCCCCGCAGCTGCTGGAGGTCGGCGAGAGCGGCGAGTTCAAGCGCGGCACGCTGGGCGAGAGCAAGGAGAGCTACAAGGTCAAGACCTATGGCCGGGTGGTCGCGATCACCCGCCAGACGCTGATCAACGACGATCTCGACGCCTTCACCCGGATCCCGGCGATGTACGGCAACTCCATCGCGCAGCTGGAGTCGGACGTGGTCTGGAGCATCATCACCGCCAACCCGGCGATGGCCGACGGCAACGCGCTCTTCCACACCACCCACAAGAACCTCGCGGGCACCGGTACGGCGCTCGATGTGAGCAGCGTGGGCGCGGCGCGCGCCGCGATGGCCAAGCAGACCGGCCTCGACAAGAAGACGGTGCTGAACGTCCGCCCCGCCTTCCTGATCGTGCCCGCCTCGCTGGAACTGAAGGCCGAACAGCTGGTCGCCCAGAACCTCGTGCCCGCCGCGACGTCCAGCGTGGTGCCGCAGTCGATCCGCACGCTCGCGCCGATCAGCGAGCCCCGGCTCGACGCCGCCAGCGAGACCGCCTGGTATCTGGCGGCCAGCCCCAACCAGATCGACACCATCGAATACGCCTATCTCGAGGGTCAGCAGGGCGCCTACATTGAGACGCGCAATGGCTTCGACGTCGACGGCGTCGAGATCAAGTGCCGCCTCGACTTCGGCGCCAAGGCGATCGACTGGCGCGGCCTCTACAAGAACCCGGGCGCGTAA
- a CDS encoding phage head-tail joining protein, with protein MTDWTQTELSALRRAYASGTTRVSYDGKSVDYGSAEDLLARIRTIERAIAGTTRPLPVAGFAGFSRGDR; from the coding sequence ATGACCGACTGGACGCAAACCGAGCTCTCGGCGCTGCGCCGGGCCTATGCCAGCGGCACGACCCGGGTCAGCTATGACGGCAAGTCAGTCGACTACGGCTCGGCCGAAGACCTGCTGGCCCGCATCCGGACCATCGAGCGCGCCATTGCGGGCACCACCCGGCCGTTGCCGGTCGCCGGGTTCGCGGGCTTCTCGCGCGGGGATCGCTGA
- a CDS encoding phage terminase large subunit family protein — protein sequence MYAPTSTNSPRSGPTSGDDDAPTDFDGAGEILRAWGNGLRPDPDLTVSEWADRHRMLSGRASAEPGRYRTVRTPYMREIMDRLSPGDPTQRIVFMKAAQVGATEAGNNWIGFAIHQAPGPMLAVQPTVELAKRNSRQRIDPLIEESPDLRERVKPARSRDAGNTMLSKEFAGGILIMTGANSAVGLRSTPARYIFLDEVDAYPASADEEGDPVTLAEARSLTFAHRRKVLLVSTPTIRGLSRIEREYEASDQRRFFVPCPHCGAMQWLKFDRLRWQKGRPETAEYHCEGCETPIAEHHKTAMLESGEWRATATAANPTTVGYHLSALYSPIGWLSWERIVRSWEAAQGSDEAIKAFRNTILGETWVETGEAPDWQRLYDRRERWTSGTVPAGGLFLTAGADVQKDRIEVDIWAWGRRLESWLVDHVVIEGGPDRHDAWSELTALLDKSWPHERGAHLRIARLAIDTGYEATAVYSWSRAQGFAQVSPVKGVEGFNRSSPVSGPTFVDATGGGKRLRRGARLWTVAVSTFKAETYRFLRLERPTEEERAEGAGFAPGTIHLPTWVESEWLKQVVAEQLVTVRTKRGFARLEWQKLGERNEALDCRVYARAAAWIAGADRWTEEKWRDLEDQLGAAPYGDTDPAGQIHRRGQAPQGKRRSDWLGRREGWF from the coding sequence ATGTACGCGCCCACCTCGACGAACTCGCCGAGGTCCGGCCCGACTTCCGGTGACGATGACGCACCGACGGACTTCGACGGCGCGGGCGAGATCCTGCGCGCCTGGGGCAACGGGCTGCGGCCCGACCCGGACCTGACCGTCTCGGAATGGGCCGACCGGCACCGGATGCTCTCGGGCCGCGCCTCGGCCGAACCGGGGCGGTATCGCACGGTGCGCACGCCCTACATGCGCGAGATCATGGACCGGCTGTCGCCCGGCGATCCCACGCAGCGGATCGTGTTCATGAAGGCCGCGCAGGTCGGCGCGACCGAGGCCGGGAACAACTGGATCGGCTTCGCGATCCACCAGGCGCCGGGACCGATGCTGGCGGTCCAGCCGACGGTGGAGCTGGCCAAACGGAACTCGCGGCAGCGAATCGACCCGCTGATCGAAGAGAGCCCCGACCTGCGGGAGCGGGTGAAGCCCGCACGGTCCCGCGACGCGGGCAACACGATGCTGTCCAAGGAATTCGCAGGCGGCATCCTGATCATGACGGGGGCCAACTCGGCGGTCGGGCTTCGGTCCACCCCGGCGCGCTACATCTTTCTCGACGAGGTCGACGCCTACCCGGCCTCGGCCGACGAGGAAGGCGACCCGGTCACGTTGGCGGAAGCGCGGTCGCTGACCTTCGCCCACCGGCGCAAGGTGCTGCTGGTTTCGACTCCCACCATCCGGGGGCTGTCGCGCATCGAGCGGGAGTACGAGGCGTCCGACCAGCGCCGGTTCTTCGTGCCGTGCCCGCATTGCGGCGCGATGCAATGGTTGAAGTTCGACCGGCTGCGCTGGCAGAAGGGCCGCCCGGAGACGGCGGAATATCACTGCGAGGGCTGCGAGACGCCCATCGCGGAACACCACAAGACGGCCATGCTGGAGAGCGGCGAATGGCGGGCGACCGCCACGGCCGCCAATCCGACGACGGTCGGGTATCACCTCTCGGCGCTTTATTCGCCGATCGGCTGGCTGAGTTGGGAGCGGATCGTGCGATCATGGGAAGCGGCCCAAGGGTCGGACGAGGCGATCAAGGCGTTCCGCAACACGATCCTCGGCGAGACATGGGTCGAGACCGGGGAAGCCCCCGACTGGCAGCGGCTTTACGACCGGCGCGAGCGCTGGACATCCGGCACCGTGCCTGCGGGCGGGCTGTTCCTGACCGCCGGGGCCGATGTGCAGAAGGATCGGATCGAGGTCGATATCTGGGCCTGGGGCCGCAGGCTGGAAAGCTGGCTCGTCGATCATGTCGTGATCGAGGGCGGGCCGGACCGGCACGATGCGTGGTCGGAACTGACCGCGCTACTGGACAAGTCCTGGCCGCACGAACGCGGCGCGCATCTCAGGATCGCGCGGCTGGCGATCGACACGGGATACGAGGCCACAGCGGTCTATTCCTGGTCGCGGGCGCAAGGCTTCGCGCAGGTCTCGCCGGTGAAAGGCGTCGAGGGGTTCAACCGCTCGAGCCCGGTGTCGGGGCCGACCTTCGTCGACGCAACCGGGGGCGGGAAACGCCTCCGGCGCGGGGCGCGGCTCTGGACCGTGGCGGTCTCGACGTTCAAGGCAGAGACCTACCGCTTTTTGCGGCTGGAACGGCCGACTGAAGAAGAGCGCGCCGAGGGCGCGGGCTTTGCGCCCGGCACGATCCATCTGCCGACATGGGTCGAAAGCGAGTGGCTGAAGCAGGTCGTGGCCGAGCAACTGGTGACCGTCCGCACGAAACGCGGCTTCGCGCGGCTGGAATGGCAGAAGCTGGGCGAACGCAACGAGGCGCTGGATTGCCGCGTCTATGCCCGCGCCGCCGCCTGGATCGCGGGCGCGGACCGCTGGACTGAGGAGAAATGGCGCGATCTCGAGGATCAGCTCGGGGCCGCGCCTTACGGTGACACCGATCCGGCCGGGCAAATTCACCGGCGTGGACAAGCCCCGCAGGGCAAGCGCCGCTCCGACTGGCTCGGGCGGCGAGAGGGATGGTTTTGA
- a CDS encoding DUF2190 family protein, whose amino-acid sequence MKNFVQPGNTITLTAPYAVASGDGLLVGTIFGVAAGAAALGEPVESALVGVFDINKVGSQAWTVGAKIYWDDANKRCTTVATDNTLIGVATEAVASGAGDTVGRVRLNATF is encoded by the coding sequence ATGAAAAACTTCGTCCAGCCCGGCAACACCATCACCCTGACCGCGCCCTATGCCGTCGCCTCCGGCGATGGCCTGCTCGTCGGCACCATCTTCGGCGTCGCCGCGGGCGCCGCCGCCCTCGGCGAGCCCGTCGAGAGCGCGCTCGTCGGCGTGTTCGATATCAACAAGGTCGGCTCCCAGGCCTGGACCGTCGGCGCCAAGATCTATTGGGACGACGCCAACAAGCGCTGCACGACCGTGGCAACCGACAACACGCTCATCGGCGTGGCGACCGAGGCGGTGGCGAGCGGCGCGGGCGACACCGTTGGCCGGGTACGGCTGAACGCGACGTTCTGA